In Ficedula albicollis isolate OC2 chromosome 19, FicAlb1.5, whole genome shotgun sequence, one DNA window encodes the following:
- the MRPS17 gene encoding 28S ribosomal protein S17, mitochondrial has product MSVPRGAIHAKWIVGKVIGTKMQKTAKVRVTRLVLDPYLLKFFNKRKTYFAHDPLQQCVVGDIVLLKALPERRSKHVKHELAEIVFKVGNVIDPITGKPCAGTRFLENLSDSENLTEADTTYLSEKLQELKVCSTDK; this is encoded by the exons ATGTCTGTCCCACGAGGAGCTATCCATGCAAAATGGATAGTGGGGAAAGTAATTGGGaccaaaatgcagaaaactgcCAAAGTGAGAGTGACAAGGCTGGTGCTGGATCCCTACTTGCTAAAG ttctttaacaaaagaaaaacctattTTGCCCATGACCCCCTGCAGCAGTGTGTTGTTGGAGACATTGTTCTTCTGAAAGCTCTGCCCGAGCGAAGGAGCAAACACGTGAAACACGAACTGGCAGAAATTGTGTTCAAGGTTGGCAATGTCATAGATCCCATCACAGGAAAGCCCTGTGCAGGAACCAGATTCCTGGAAAACCTGTCAGATTCTGAAAACCTGACTGAGGCAGATACCACCTATCTAAGTGAGAAACTGCAGGAACTTAAAGTTTGTTCAACAGACAAATAG